Proteins encoded within one genomic window of Bacillus thuringiensis:
- the gyrB gene encoding DNA topoisomerase (ATP-hydrolyzing) subunit B gives MDQKQMQENAYDESQIQVLEGLEAVRKRPGMYIGSTSGKGLHHLVWEIVDNSIDEALAGYCDEINVSIEEDNSILVTDNGRGIPVGIQEKMGRPAVEVIMTVLHAGGKFGGGGYKVSGGLHGVGASVVNALSTELEVFVHRDGKIHYQKYERGIPVADLKVIGDTNQTGTITRFKPDPEIFKETTEYEFDTLATRMRELAFLNRNIKLTIEDKREHKQKKEFHYEGGIKSYVEHLNRSKQPIHEEPVYVEGSKDGIQVEVALQYNEGYTNHIYSFTNNIHTYEGGTHEVGFKTALTRVINDYGRKNNILKDADSNLTGEDVREGLTAIVSIKHPNPQFEGQTKTKLGNSEARTITESVFSEAFEKFLLENPNVARKIVDKGTMAARARVAAKKARELTRRKSALEVSSLPGKLADCSSKDPAISEIYIVEGDSAGGSAKQGRDRHFQAILPLKGKIINVEKARLDKILSNDEVRTIITAIGTNIGGDFDIEKARYHKIIIMTDADVDGAHIRTLLLTFFYRYMRQIIECGYIYIAQPPLFKVQQGKKIQYAYNDKELEKILAELPAQPKPGIQRYKGLGEMNPTQLWETTMDPEVRSLLQVSLQDAIEADETFEILMGDKVEPRRNFIQENAKYVKNLDI, from the coding sequence ATGGACCAAAAACAAATGCAAGAGAACGCATATGATGAAAGCCAGATACAGGTGCTTGAGGGACTAGAGGCAGTTCGGAAACGTCCGGGTATGTATATTGGATCTACGAGTGGAAAAGGACTTCACCACCTTGTATGGGAGATTGTCGATAATAGTATCGATGAAGCATTAGCAGGATATTGCGATGAAATTAATGTTAGCATCGAAGAAGATAATAGTATTCTTGTAACCGATAATGGACGTGGTATTCCAGTTGGTATACAAGAAAAAATGGGACGTCCTGCAGTAGAGGTTATTATGACTGTCCTTCACGCCGGTGGTAAATTTGGCGGCGGCGGTTATAAAGTTTCTGGCGGTTTGCATGGCGTTGGAGCATCTGTTGTAAATGCATTATCAACAGAACTAGAAGTATTTGTACATCGTGATGGTAAAATCCATTACCAAAAATACGAAAGAGGTATTCCGGTTGCTGATTTAAAAGTTATCGGTGATACAAATCAAACAGGAACAATAACTCGCTTTAAGCCAGACCCAGAAATCTTTAAAGAGACAACAGAATATGAATTTGATACGTTAGCAACTCGTATGCGTGAGTTGGCGTTTTTAAATCGTAATATTAAATTAACAATTGAAGATAAGCGTGAACATAAGCAAAAGAAAGAGTTCCATTATGAAGGTGGAATTAAATCTTATGTGGAGCATTTAAATCGTTCAAAACAACCAATCCATGAAGAGCCTGTATATGTGGAAGGTTCAAAAGATGGAATCCAGGTTGAAGTTGCGCTTCAATATAACGAAGGATATACAAATCATATTTACTCATTTACAAATAATATTCATACGTATGAAGGTGGTACACATGAGGTAGGATTCAAAACTGCCTTAACGCGTGTAATCAACGATTATGGTCGTAAAAATAATATTTTAAAGGATGCGGATAGTAATTTAACTGGTGAAGATGTTCGTGAAGGTTTAACAGCGATCGTATCAATTAAACATCCAAATCCACAATTTGAAGGACAAACGAAGACGAAACTTGGAAATAGTGAAGCGAGAACGATTACAGAATCTGTATTCTCGGAAGCCTTTGAAAAGTTCTTACTAGAAAATCCAAATGTTGCGCGTAAAATTGTAGATAAAGGCACGATGGCAGCACGCGCACGTGTAGCTGCTAAAAAAGCTCGTGAATTAACACGTAGAAAGAGTGCATTAGAAGTTTCAAGTTTACCTGGTAAATTAGCGGATTGTTCTTCGAAAGATCCAGCAATCAGTGAAATTTACATCGTAGAGGGTGACTCTGCCGGCGGATCTGCGAAACAAGGACGTGACCGTCATTTCCAAGCGATTTTACCACTTAAAGGTAAAATTATTAACGTTGAAAAGGCACGATTAGATAAAATTTTATCTAATGATGAAGTGCGTACAATTATTACAGCAATTGGTACAAATATTGGTGGGGATTTCGATATTGAGAAGGCTCGTTATCATAAAATTATTATTATGACGGATGCCGACGTGGATGGTGCACATATACGTACCCTATTATTAACGTTCTTCTATCGTTATATGCGTCAAATAATTGAGTGTGGTTATATCTATATTGCGCAACCACCATTGTTTAAAGTGCAACAAGGTAAAAAAATTCAATATGCTTACAACGATAAAGAACTTGAAAAAATACTAGCTGAATTACCAGCCCAACCTAAACCTGGAATCCAGCGTTATAAAGGTCTAGGAGAAATGAATCCAACTCAGCTGTGGGAGACAACAATGGACCCAGAAGTACGTTCGTTACTTCAAGTTTCTCTTCAAGATGCAATTGAAGCAGATGAAACATTTGAGATTTTAATGGGGGATAAAGTAGAGCCACGCCGTAACTTTATCCAAGAAAATGCAAAATACGTGAAAAACCTTGATATTTAA
- the gyrA gene encoding DNA gyrase subunit A translates to MSENQQQARIREINISHEMRTSFLDYAMSVIVSRALPDVRDGLKPVHRRVLYAMNDLGITADKAYKKSARIVGEVIGKYHPHGDSAVYETMVRMAQDFSQRYMLVDGHGNFGSVDGDSAAAMRYTEARMSKISMELIRDISKNTIDYQDNYDGSEREPIVLPARFPNLLVNGTTGIAVGMATNIPPHQLGEVIDGVLALSHNPDITIAELMEYIPGPDFPTSGLILGRSGIRRAYETGRGSIILRAKVEIEEKSNGKQSIIVTELPYQVNKARLIEKIAELVRDKKIEGITDLRDESDRNGMRIVMEVRRDANANVLLNNLYKHTALQTSFGINMLSLVNGEPQVLNLKQNLYYYLEHQKVVIRRRTAYELEKAEARAHILEGLRIALDHLDEVITLIRSSKTADIAKQGLMERFGLSEKQAQAILDMRLQRLTGLEREKIEQEYQDLMKLIAELKAILADEEKVLEIIREELTEVKERFNDKRRTEITIGGMEFIEDEDLIPEQNIAITLTHNGYIKRLPASTYKTQNRGGRGVQGMGTNDDDFVEHLLTTSTHDHILFFTNKGKVYRTKGYEIPEYSRTAKGLPIINLLGVDKGEWINAIIPIREFGDDQFLFFTTKQGISKRTPLSSFANIRTNGLIAISLREEDEVISVRLTSGDKDIIVGTSNGMLIRFNEQDVRSMGRNAAGVKAITLGEEDQVVGMEIVEEDTNVLIVTKNGYGKRTPVEEYRLQSRGGKGLKTCNITDKNGKLVAVKSVTGEEDIMLITAAGVIIRMPVDQISQMGRNTQGVRLIRLEDEQEVATVAKAQKDDEEETSEEVSSEE, encoded by the coding sequence ATGTCAGAAAATCAACAACAAGCACGAATTCGAGAAATTAATATTAGTCATGAAATGCGTACCTCATTTTTAGATTACGCGATGAGTGTTATCGTATCTCGTGCATTACCAGATGTTCGTGATGGGTTAAAACCAGTTCATCGTAGGGTTTTATATGCGATGAATGATTTAGGAATTACAGCTGATAAAGCATATAAGAAGTCGGCGCGTATTGTCGGCGAAGTAATCGGTAAGTATCACCCTCACGGAGATTCAGCTGTTTATGAAACGATGGTACGTATGGCGCAAGATTTTAGTCAACGTTATATGCTTGTTGATGGTCATGGTAACTTTGGTTCTGTTGATGGAGATTCAGCGGCAGCAATGCGTTATACAGAAGCAAGAATGTCTAAGATTTCTATGGAATTAATACGTGATATTTCAAAAAATACAATTGATTATCAAGATAACTATGATGGTTCTGAAAGAGAGCCAATTGTATTACCAGCTCGTTTCCCTAACCTACTAGTAAATGGTACGACGGGTATTGCAGTTGGTATGGCAACAAACATTCCGCCACATCAACTTGGCGAAGTAATTGATGGTGTATTGGCATTAAGTCATAACCCTGATATTACCATTGCGGAATTAATGGAATATATTCCTGGGCCAGACTTCCCAACGTCAGGTTTAATCTTAGGGCGAAGTGGTATTCGTAGAGCTTATGAAACAGGACGAGGTTCTATTATACTTCGTGCCAAAGTTGAAATTGAAGAGAAATCAAATGGTAAACAATCTATTATCGTAACGGAACTACCTTATCAAGTTAATAAGGCACGATTAATTGAAAAAATTGCAGAATTAGTTCGCGATAAGAAAATTGAAGGTATTACAGATTTACGTGATGAATCAGATCGAAATGGTATGCGTATTGTTATGGAAGTACGTCGTGATGCAAATGCCAATGTACTATTAAATAATCTATATAAACACACGGCACTTCAAACGAGCTTCGGTATTAATATGTTGTCTCTTGTAAATGGAGAGCCACAAGTCTTAAATTTAAAACAAAATCTATATTACTATTTAGAGCATCAAAAGGTAGTAATTCGTAGACGTACTGCTTACGAATTAGAGAAAGCAGAAGCACGTGCCCACATTCTAGAGGGATTACGCATTGCGTTAGATCACCTTGATGAAGTTATTACTTTAATCCGTAGTTCAAAAACAGCTGATATCGCAAAGCAAGGTTTAATGGAACGTTTCGGTTTAAGTGAGAAACAAGCACAAGCGATTTTAGATATGCGCTTGCAACGTTTAACAGGATTAGAACGTGAGAAAATCGAGCAAGAATATCAAGATTTAATGAAGTTAATTGCTGAATTAAAGGCGATCTTAGCAGATGAAGAGAAAGTTCTTGAGATTATTCGAGAAGAATTAACAGAAGTAAAAGAGCGCTTCAATGATAAGAGACGAACAGAAATTACAATCGGCGGTATGGAATTTATTGAAGATGAAGATCTAATTCCAGAGCAAAATATTGCAATTACGTTAACTCATAATGGTTATATTAAGAGGTTACCAGCTTCTACGTACAAAACACAGAACCGTGGTGGACGTGGTGTACAAGGAATGGGAACGAACGATGATGATTTCGTAGAACATTTATTGACTACTTCTACACATGATCATATTTTATTCTTCACAAACAAGGGTAAAGTATACCGTACAAAAGGATATGAAATTCCAGAGTATAGTCGTACAGCGAAAGGGCTACCGATTATTAACCTATTAGGGGTAGATAAAGGTGAGTGGATTAACGCCATTATTCCAATTCGTGAGTTTGGTGACGACCAGTTCCTATTCTTTACAACGAAACAAGGTATCTCTAAGAGAACGCCACTCTCATCATTTGCAAATATACGTACGAACGGTTTAATTGCAATTTCGCTTCGTGAAGAAGATGAAGTGATTTCTGTACGTTTAACATCTGGCGATAAAGATATTATCGTAGGGACAAGTAATGGTATGTTAATCCGCTTCAATGAACAAGATGTACGTTCTATGGGCCGTAATGCAGCTGGTGTAAAAGCTATTACACTAGGCGAAGAGGACCAAGTCGTAGGTATGGAAATTGTTGAAGAAGATACGAATGTTTTAATCGTAACGAAGAATGGGTATGGTAAGCGTACGCCGGTTGAAGAGTATAGACTACAGAGTCGTGGTGGTAAGGGTCTGAAGACTTGTAACATTACAGATAAGAACGGTAAATTAGTAGCGGTTAAGTCTGTAACAGGTGAAGAAGACATTATGTTAATTACAGCAGCGGGTGTTATTATTCGTATGCCAGTTGATCAAATCTCTCAAATGGGACGTAATACACAAGGTGTTCGTCTAATTCGATTAGAAGATGAGCAAGAGGTAGCGACGGTAGCAAAAGCACAAAAAGATGACGAAGAAGAAACAAGCGAAGAGGTTTCTTCTGAAGAATAA